The sequence below is a genomic window from Monodelphis domestica isolate mMonDom1 chromosome 2, mMonDom1.pri, whole genome shotgun sequence.
CAAGGCTATTATTCGACTTTGTCAAATGCCTTGCTCAAATTAGCCTACACTCACTCTATAATACTCCTTCaatcaaaataagaaaataaaatccgTTTGTCATGCTTTATTCTTAGTGAATCCATTCTGGTTCACACTGATCATTACATCAATGTTTATGTATCAATTGATTACTAATCATTTACCAAAGGTGATATAGTGGCCATATCTCTTCCAGAAAAGGACCTAATAAATATGAATCATAGGATTATCCTTAACTGTTcctcaatttcttatttttaacctTATATActgcatttattatatatcttaaaagaagagaaaactgtaCATAATAGAGCATTACAGTTTTGTGTACTATTGCCTTTTTGTGCTATATAATGCATATGAAAATGCTCGTTCTACTCAGTGTTCAAGTtcagcataaaaaagtaaaagaaagggaaagaaagagaaagagggtgagaaggaggaagaaagaaaagaaggaaagaaagaaagaaggaaagaaggaagaaaggaaataaagaaggaaaggaaggaagaagagaaggagggagggaaggaaagaaggaaggacggaaggaaagaatagagggagggagaaaggaaaggaaaggaaaggaaaggaaaggaaaggaaaggaaaggaaaggaaaggaaaggaaaggaaaggaaaggaaaggaaaggaaaggaaaggaaaggaaaggaaaggaaaggaaaggaaaggaaaggaaaggaaaggaaaggaaaggaaaggaaaggaaaggaaaggaaaggaaaggaaagcagagTTTTACTATAATTTGGAAACCACTGAGCTAGATTACCTGTAAGGTCCCCTTCAATTCTAAATCCTAACTTGTCAGCTTGTTCTAGATCACCTCCAAAttcctttcagttctgaattTCTATAAATCAGTCAATCcataggtatttattaagtgcttactatgtcccAGGAGTtgttcaaatacaaaaaattaaacaatatctACTTTTAATAAGCTTACATTCTTGTATTATGTGCTCAAAGTGGAGCCTGTACTCTCTATAATTACCATCCCTCCTTTCTCAACCTGATCTCCCTCTCTAGTAGCTTCTCTCCTTTGAGACCATACCCTTATACAGATGTATGTTTATCTATCTTTCAGTACCCATGACATGTACATATGCTCAAGTTATGATTTTCATTGTTTCAGAAACTCATTCTCTCTGGTCAAGTCATCTCTCTAACCAGAGACTCTAAAGATCAGATTCTTCCTTTTGGGAAGAGATGTATAAGAGTAGAAAAGATGCTTTACATGGATGATTAGTAAACCAGTTGGCATGTAACTGAATATGATGTGATAGGGGAAAAAACATAAGATCTGGCCAGCTGAAGAGGAAAGAGGgacagggagggggagagagagagagagagagagagagagagagagagagagagagagagagagagagagagagagagagagagagagagagagagagctccttcTATTCTTGGGGGGTTGTCTGAGACAGGTAGCAGGTGGGAGCTATGTGGGGCAGCAGGGATTGATTTCTTCTCTCAAAGTCCCCCTTGCCTCTAAATGAGGAGGCTTTTCACTCTACTTGGTATATGACTTAGATATGACTTAGGATAAGTCATTTCAAATgaaagaagggaacaagcatttattaaatgcctactatgcatcaggcactgtgccaagcactttacagatatttcatttgatcttggcATTTGATCAAGGCAAGGGAGGTGTGAAAGAGGGTTAGAGTAGATGGTTAGGGGTTTCTATGCTTCATTGAAACCACAGGAAACCTAGGAGCCAGTGGTGCAACCATACCTAACCTTCCGAGGAGATTAGTAActacatttgtttttcttttcattgctcTCACTTCCCCATGActacaaagaaaaaactgaataCATTTTCTCCATGAGTGATAACCTTccagatatttgaagacagcggtcatgcccaactctttgtctTCCTTCTCTAGGATGAACATCccaggtttgggttttttttttttttttgactgactgactgtCCTATGGCAGAGTTTCCAAGCACTTTAACATCTTCATCACCTACCTGCCTCTACACATCGATTATAGTTTGTCAATGACTATCTTTAAACTAAGAAGATTTGAATGGAACACAGGGAAGAAGGAGGATTAATAGGGCCCTGATGTTCCCATTAACATACTCAGCCCATGATAGGTTTTTCTCACGCaattatcttctctttctctctgtgcaCCAATCACTCAGGCAACATGATGGGGCTGTCTCTTCCTTCCATAATTTCTCCTTGGGGGCCCTTTTATCACTTCTTTTCCTCTTGGTAGCCGCTTTTGAtgcttattttaatttgattttagcCATAAAAACTGCTGATGAAGACGAGGGGAAACAAAATATGATTTGTCCTGGTTTATAGACCTTTCATGGCACTCTTGCCTGTTTTCCCACTTTTGCCCCCACTCCTGTCATTCTCATCCCATTTATCCCAAGCCCTTGCTCACCTGTAGATTAACACCTCATCATCTGAGCAATTGTACTGTAGCTGATACATCTTCACCCGGGGAGCTGATTTGCTCACTGACCACTTGACCAGAGCTGAAGTAGTGGTCACATCAGACACAAGCACAGCCCTCTCTGGGGGTCCTTTGGAGGCCTCCCCTGCCCCTGCTCCTCCGCCACCACCTCCTCCAGTTCCTCCCCCTCGGCCAGCCTTGCTGGAACCGGTGATGTCAGAGAGGCGAGATTTGGGGGATGTGGTACGGCTGGTGCCATTGCTCAGGTGAGGCAGCTGGACGATGGACACCTCCACGGTGGCCGTGGCCTCGCCGGCAGCATTGGCAGCGATGCAGGTGAAGGCACCATAATCCTGTGAGGTGGTAATGAGGATGTCCAGGGTGCCATTGTCATAGGCAGCAGTTCGGGAGGTATTCCCAATGAGGCGGTCATCTGGGGCCACCCAGTGGATCAGAGGACTAGGGTCTCCAATGGCCTTGCACTTGAGTGTAGCAGCTTGGCCTTCTAGCACCAGCAGTTTGTGGGTGTGTTGGGTGATGAGGGGGGGTTCACACATAAACTCCTCTTCACGCACATGCCAGAAGTAACGGCCCTTCAGGCTGGCCGGAGAGCCACAGGTCTCCAGGTCATCATCCCTGTCTAGACGCCTCAGCCACAACAGCTCACAGTTGCAATGCAGCGGGTTTCCCCCAAAGCTTAGAGACAAGGGTGGGGTGAAGGGGGTAGCAGTGAGACTGGAAGCCTGGGAGCGGGCAAAGATGGGGTCTGGAGGCAGTTTCTGTAATCGGTTGGAGGTGAGGTCCAGGCGGGCGAGCTTCTGGAGGTCAGCGAAGGTGCCCTCAGCAATGTGGTCCAGGAGGTTGTGGTCCAGACTGAGCTGATGGAGGTTGACCATTCGCCGGACTGAGTCCCAGGGCAGCCCTCGGAGATTGTTGTAGGAGAGATCTAGGTCCTCGAGGGTCAGCAGGAAGTCCTCGAAGGCGTCATCGGCAACGTGATTCAGCTGGTTATTGTTGACGATGAGGTGCTGAAGGTTGACCAGGCCACGCAGGGTGTCCTCACCGATGCTTGGTAAGCGGTTGCTATCCAAGTGCAGAGACCGGAGGCTCTCCAGGTCCAAGAAGGAGAAGGGTTGGATGTAGCTGATGGTGTTCCTAGACAACGTCAGGTCAACCAGCCCGGACATGTTTGCAAAGTCCTGGCGGCTTATATGGATAATGAAGTTGCCACCCAGGCGCAACTCTACTGTCCGGCGGTCAATGTCTGGTGGGACAAAAAGCAGACCCTTGGAAGGACAAAGTGTCCCCAGGGACTCAGAGAGATTCTGGCAGACACAGTACTTGGGGCAGGCATCAACAACAGCGAACGCCATGCCAAATGCCAGGAGGCTGCTGAGCAGGGTCTCCATGGTCTGGTCACTTGGGCCTTAGTgcctggaaggaagaaaaaaaaaataaccatggTTAATTAGCTGCTTTCTTGACTCCTACTCTGGGAATTTATGAGACCCACAACCCTAAGAAGACATTGAAATTTGTTCTACAGTAAGAATTAGAGGGTGCAATGGACAGTGTACTGGTTTTGGAGTAAGGAAAACTTGACTTTAAATCTATCCTCTAAAATTAATgagtggtcctgggcaagtcactttaaccatcatcagtctcagtttcctcaattgtaaaatagggataataatagcacctaccttccaagttttcaagaatcaaattagataatatttgtaaataacttGGCATAGAAGTTTgcacatagtagttacttaatagtactgtttccttccttccttccttccttccttcttccttccttccttccttccttccttccttccttccttccttccttccttccttccttccttccttccttccttccttccttccttccttccttccttccttctttctttctttccttccttcctactttctgcctttcttcctttcctccttcctaccctctttctctccctccctccctccctccctcccttccttccttctcccttcctttcctccttccctcccttttttcctctttccttccatcccccacccttcttccttccttccttccttccttctttctttctttccttacttcctactttctgcctttcttcctttcctccttcctaccctctttctctccctccctccctcccttccttccttctcccttcctttcctccttccctcccttttttcctctttccttccatcccccacccttcttccttccttccttccttccttccttccttccttccttccttccttccttccttccttcctaccttctgcctttcttcctttccttcttcctactctctttctctcccaccctccctccctcccttccttccttccttcctttcttccttattaccctccttccctccttcccttccttccttcctttcttccttattaccctccttccctccctcccttccttccttccttctcccttcctttcctccttccctcccttttttcctctttccttccatccctccctcccacccttcttccttccttccttccttccttccttccttccttccttccttccttccttccttccttccttccttccttctttccttccttctttctttccttccttccatccttccttccttctgccttccttcctttcctccttcctaccctctttctctccctcctttctttcttctttccttctctccctcccacccttccttcattccttcctttataAAGAACACTGGCTTCCTATCtgagaaaacctgggtttaaattttagCTCAGTCACAAGTTTAAAATCTCCtagtttctcacctgtaaaatgggaggattagactagatggcctcttagGTCTCATCAAGTCCTATATCTCTAATCCTGTGGTCCTCTAGAAGACAGCTATTATCATTGATAATCTACAAGCAAAGTCCAAAATTCACTTCTGTTTAGAGATGGAATAGGCTTGATGGATTCTTTTGGGGGTTCTGTGTGTTTGTATGCATTTAAAGAACAACAGAATTACCTTTCTAACAAGATTAGGCTCAGGCTGATATTAAAATGAGTCTACATTCCCTTAGCACATACCAAGAGACAGATAATGAGGAAAGATGTCTCAGAAAGGAGAGAGGTGGGGGaaagatggttttaaataaaaccATTTGCTTCTAAATCCCACAAAACATGTTACCCAggcaaggaaaatggaaaactaaCTAGGTTTTTGTGTTCAGGTTGCTAGTGTAGTGAGTCGAACAGTGTACTGGAAGTCAGGAACAATTGATTTCAAATTCTACTTTGGACTCTTAGCTACAGGATGGTAGGCAAGGTTCCAAACTTCTTTTGAAACTTCAATTTtctaatctgaaaaatggggattaCACTACCACTAGCACTGACTACCTCGTAGAGTTTTTGAAGGGCTTAAATGAAGAGATGGGTGCAAAGTGCATTGTAAACATTAGAGGactttataaatgtcagttaGCACCAGCAAAATGACTAGAACTTTGCTcgaaaaaaggttaagaatattgGTTATCTAATGAGGCAGCTAAGGAGCAAGTGGATTATTattagtcctggagtcagaaagactgagatcaaatcctgcctctgatactaatTATGAGAATCaacttctttgtctcattttccccatctgtaaaataggaattaaTAACACCACTTGCctcctgggttgttgtgaagatgaaatgagataatgtttgtaaagatctttgtaaatcttaaagagctatatcaatgcgagctattattattattagtgtctTGGAGGCAAAATAATTAGCCAGCCAACAGAAATTTTCACTTTTCAACCATCTGTTCAGGAATCATAGCCGTCACTCTACCATGACTATCTCTTTTAAACActaactctttccttctcccagGAGTAGGAGTCCTTCTACCTATCTCACTCAGTGGAATGTTCTGTGTCAGTcaattttcagttatgtctgactctttgtgaccccatttgtagtcgttttcttggcaaagatcctggagtagtttaccatttctttttgcaGTGGATTAAAGCGAacaatgattaagtgacttgcccagggtcacacagccagtaagagtCTGAGTCACtatttgtactcaggaagatgagttttcctgattccaagtccagtggtcTGTCAGATGTAGTGTCCAGAGAGAGATTCCTTCTAGGGAGGTTGTGTATCATTGTGATAAGATCCCTAGGTTTCAAATCAGGAGAAATGGTTCCAGGCTCTTATATTTCCAAGTCATGCCACTAAAGCCAAATCACTTACCTTTGGtgtgcttccatttccttctctgtaatacTGGGAAAGAGGTATTAAGAAACAGTGATAAGAGTACTGGATTGGGAgtaaaaaagacctgaattcaaaacctgcCTTTGATTCTTTCTAGCTAGGTGATCttattcaagtcacttaatccctttcagtttccatttccttctctgtactgAGGAGGTTGAGCTACTTGGAGTCAAAGttcctctctatctctaaatCCAACTCAATCCAGGTGGGTTCCAAACTGTGATGGTAGAGGGAATTCCACATCTGGAGTCCTCTTGAAGAGATGAACTCATATATCCTTTGCATATTCATCTTGTATTTAGAGAATGGCATATAGTATGTTTTCtaaaaagtgcttaataagtgtgtTTTGCCAATAGCCAaaaattgggttcaaattctactttggaCACTTAGCTACAGGATGATAGGCAAGGtaccaaactttttttaaacctcaattttctaatctgaaaaatggggattttGCTATCAGTAGCAATGGCTATATCAATAATTATagttacttcacagggttgttataagaaaaaatgctatGGAAATGTgaataattgctttttttttcttcattcttgttATTGTCAAGAACAATCTCTTATTAAGTACCTAACTGAACATACTCCTTTGCCAAGCCAAGTTTGTTTGCCAAAGAATCTCCCTGATGCAACGGACTGCTCTCATGGAGGTCCAGTCAGAGACAGACACCACTAACCCTGACCCACAGGCTGTGTAAGAATATTAAGGAAGAACATGGGCAGAACAAGACAACTGTACTTAATAAATAGTCTGGAGATCGGTGATTTTGCCAGTGTGTGTAGTTCCTCCGTTGAGGCAGATTACAATTCCTCTGTATTTAAGCAGACTCTTTTTAAGTTGCTATGACCCAGAAGTTATCACTTGGTATCCAATTATCTGGTGATAAGTCTCTCCGCACTTAGTAAGGTTCATTTTCAGACATTAGACATGTAGTCCAGCACTGAGTCTGAATGTGAAGtgattatctcctatttattctGTGTATATCTCATTTGTAGATGTTATTTCCATCATcagctgtgagctccttgagggcaagaactggttttgtttttctttgtacccTTGGCACTTCGGAAAGTGCCTGGTATAGagaaagtgctaaataaatgcatattaccaagtctagagatgggttaaatctgaactcaaacaattcctagctgtataaccctgggtaaatcacttaaccttcattgtccagcccttaccaccactctgccttggagccattatagaataccaattctaagatggaagataaggattttaaaaacaaaaataaatgcatattgacttGACTTGATATATTTAGGTTAGTAGGGCCTTCCAGGGCTTGGTCACTACTATTAGAACCTTCAAAACCTTTGATCTTCTTGCCTGAAAaggtcttttctcctttccatgaAGCCACAGAAACATGCACAAACTAAAGAGACTTGAGAGATCATTTAATTGAACTCCCCAAAGCATGAAACCACTCTCCAATATCCCCAGGTGGTTGTCCAGTTTCCTCCTTCTAAAGCAACTCATTCCACTTCAAgaagttctaattgttaggaaattttcctttctcttaaccATCTTGCCTATCAAAACTGGTCTAGATTTACTACTGCCAAGGAAGCTTCCCTGGTTAACTCCATCTTATAATCACCTTTCACTTGCTTTGAATTCCCTCAGCATTTTATTAATGTGTACAGTTCACCGATTGCCTGTGGTAATGAATATGTGTCAAGGACAAATATCATCAGCTTTATTTTAAACAAATGACATGTAAGAATCCTCAGGTCATTGCTTGTCAGAATTGGAATGTTAGAAATGATCTcagcagctaggtgacagtgccaagagtgctggatctagagtcaggaagatctgaattcaaactcattcttagacacttaatagatgcatgatcttggacaagtcacttaacctctatgttgaactttcttcaactgtgaaatggggatacaTTTCTCACAGGCTTGTTGTGGgaataaaattagatatttgtaaagcaccacgcacagagcctggcatataataatccctaaatgtttccttccctccatcctccttcccttccttcctaccttttctcttccttcctcttctttcttccttccctccctccttccttcctttcctccctccctccctcctatttctttctttctttctttctttctttctttctttctttctttctttctttctttctttctttctttctttctttctttctttctttctttctttctttctttctttctttctttctttctttctttctttctttctttctttctttctttctttctttctctctttctttctctctttctctctttctctctctctttctttttttctttctctctttctttctttctctctttctttctttctctctttctttctctctttctttctttctctctttctctctctctctctctctctctctctctctctctctctctctctctctctccattcctttcttccctccctagtCATGTGATGTGTCAGAAAGATTCCCCTCTGGTTTTATAGTAAAAAGAATTGGGGTCCCagatctgccacttactagccTTAAGTCCTTGTTATGACACTTTTCTCAGCTTCAATTTCCCCGTCAGtgaatttgaattaaaatctagaGATAGAAGAGACTGTAGAGACAGCAGTGTGTGACTAAGTTTAACAACTGGGTCTCCAGAAAACATCAGCACTAAGGCAAAAACATAATACATTTTTAAGCttaatatgtattattaatattttttcctttccttaaaaaaacaaaacccttacctactgttttagaatcaataccaaatattggttccaaagcagaagaacagtaagggacaggcaaatggggataagtgacttacccagggtcacacagctaggaagtgtcctgaggacatatttgaatccagaacctccctgaatccagaatccatgcctgactctctatccactgagtcatctagctccCCCCATCATTTTCTCAAGTCTACACagtcaatgaaacaaaaaaatcaagctcgGATATGTGACAGTTATCCATTTCTAAAATACAAATCCTTACACTTTACACTGAATACTTAACAATTGGCTTTGTAATCTCATCTTTTGTATggacaagaaaaatgaaatccaaacaagGAATATTATCTGCCTAAGGCTATAAATggagtagtggatagagctcagggtctggagtcaggaaaacgtattttcttgagttcaaatttgtcctcagacacttagtagctatgtgaccctgaacaagccatttaaccctatttgtctcagtatttttgtcaagaaaacctcaaatgagatcacagagttggacacaattgaaatgactgagcaacaaaaaCAACAAGGGCAAAGAATTAGAACGTATCAGAGTCAAGGTGAGATTTTTAAATCCAGATGTGATGACTCCACTATATTATGCTACCTCTGTTGTAATTACTGGCATCCCTTCTAACTCCCAATCCCATGAGCCcacattttacaactgaagaaaaagAGGTCCACAGAAGGGAATTACATACTAAGAAAAACTTTATTAAGGGCattctatgtgctaggcactgtgctgagtaccagaaatacaaataaaatgaaaaaaaacccctactttcaaggagctcacattccagcaaaagagaaaactgatacATAATAGACACATCCAAGGCACAGTGAAAGTCGATTCAAGTTGACTTTAGAGGGGAAGGCATTAGCACTGGGAACCCTGGGAAAGgcctctttcttcattttttctttttcttaaggtGATGCTTGAGCTCAGctttaaaggaaaagagattctTCAGAAACcgagatgagaaggaaaaaacGGCTCTGAGCAAATTCATAAAGAGGAGAAATAGTACCAGTAAAAAGCAgagcaggacttgaacttggaGCTTTGGTTTCTAGATTCGTAACTAGTCCCCTAACTTCCTCTTGCATGACACAacctgctgctgttgctgcctgagcccctttctccccctcccactcctGGTCTCCCTCTCAATCCTTTGCaataggggaggggggaaagccTGAGGGGCTCTGAGAAGCACACTCTGGAATCTGCAAAGACACCCAGCACATTGTTCAAAACAGTTTTGTCCTTGTAAATTATGCTAAATAagccacatttaaaaaataagtttgtaGACGATTAGCAAGTGTCTAATGAATGCAAATCTGTGACATAATAGAGCTgggtaaatatattttaagtaatCAGCGTGGAAGATTACTGACAGAGAGCTGACTATTGAATCTTAATTAAAATTGTATTCTGAGAACCGTCACTTAATACATTACCCTAACATCCAAAATGATAAACAAAAGGcagcttaaaaaataatttgggtggggggagaaggggagggaagagatagATACAAGTAATTAGTGGAAATCTAGGAATGGCTTTCCCCCACTGAggtaaggagagagggaaagggagggagggagagagagaaaaagagaaagagagagacagacagacagacacagagacagacagagagacagtgggggggggagacagacagacagagactgagactgagagacagagagaaagagagagagggagggagggatgggagaggagaggaaggaaagagtaaaGAGTATCAGACTGAGTATCATCCAACAGAAatctcaggaaaaaagaaaaaaggagtggggtgggggaagatttGAAGTGGGGAAGATTAggctaagaaataaagaaatgtataAGAGTAAGAAGGAAGGGGAATAGATAACATTGTGGTCATAATGCAGAATATCACATCAGAatgcaaaagagagagagagagagagagagagagagagagagagagagagagagagagagagagagagagagagagagagagagagaagggagggagaaagaaagaaagaaagaaagaaagaaagaaagaaagaaagaaagaaagaaagaaagaaagaaagaaagaaagaaagaaagaaagaaagaaagaaagaaagaaagaaagaaagaaagaaagaaagaaagaaagaaagaaagaaagaaagaaagaaagaaagaaagaaagaaagaaagaaagggaggaagggaggaagggaggaagggaggaagaaaaagaaaaagaatccctTCCAAAGAGTGGAAGAGCCTCTCTGGGGGCTGGGACATTCTGGACATCAGACTGGGACCTCCCCAAATGCAGAGGTTGTATGCTCCCTATTAGGCTGGTAGTTCCCTGAGATTTGGAACCCATAAAGGTCCAAGAGATCCTTAGGGCACAGATGTGCTTCTTTAACATTCTGGGAGCTCCCTGAGGTcagtctcccttctcccttcttcctcttcacctctatctaaaaataataaatcagttTCTTTCCACTAGCAACTGGTAACTAACAAATGACTTGGTCAAATTAAGCCCTTTCTTGCTTCAAACTGCGCTGTTcctaataataatgacaataatgataAAACACATTTCTTTAAATCTTAAAAGGTTTAAACACTGTCTTCCTCGAAACCACTCAGTGAAGTACACAAAGAGAAATTAtatctttaattaatttagtgAGCCCTCTCCTGGGGTCAGAGTTGGAGGAGGGATGGAGTTCTTGTACTTTGCTTTCCAAGGGCTAGTTCCAGATCAGCTTGTAGCTGACTACCAGCTAAAAGTGCTGTAAATTTTCCCCTTCTCAAATTGTTTTTAATCACTTTTTCTGgtccattttttttctgtccttgCCTCATTCTACCtcacttatttatttgtatataattttgcCTATATCCTTCTGCTGGATAAtcaactccttgaaggcaagggttgtcttttttttttttaaaccactgcATTCCTCAGTACCCAGTCTCTTGCACACTTAATTGATTAACAATTACTTTCTTGACTGATATTCCATTGGTTGAGGACTATTATATGGACATTATTTtcaccattttccagatgaggaaactgatgttcaAAGGAGAAAATTACTCATGTTAATGTCAAAGatgagattcaaatccagatctacTAAGTTCCAAGGAGACTGATGGCCCAGTCTTTACCATAGTGCCATGTTGCCACTCACAcagttggtatttttttttcctgggctaCTGAGATAATAACATTTTCTGGGAAAGAAGTGAATCTTCAGGCCCCTCGTTGATGTAGCTTCCCTGTGTAGTCACAGGGGACCAGCTTACAGCAATAAGTCAAGAAAAATATTGTGGTGAGAAGAGAGCAGTCAGAGAGGAAAGCTGTGCCAGTGAGGCTGATGGTTTATTACAGAGAGGACCAGGCTTGGCTTCttgtttaaaagtgaaaaaatgagaaagagggaaagggagatgagCAGAGATATGCTgagagaaaggcaagagaagaggaagatgaaagagaaatggataaaagggagaaaaagaagggggaaattaggaagagggggatagagaaaggaaaggggaagagaaaaatggaaaggaaggaaaaagggaagagagagaagggtaaagaggaagaaagcaCAAAGAAt
It includes:
- the LRFN2 gene encoding leucine-rich repeat and fibronectin type-III domain-containing protein 2, with protein sequence METLLSSLLAFGMAFAVVDACPKYCVCQNLSESLGTLCPSKGLLFVPPDIDRRTVELRLGGNFIIHISRQDFANMSGLVDLTLSRNTISYIQPFSFLDLESLRSLHLDSNRLPSIGEDTLRGLVNLQHLIVNNNQLNHVADDAFEDFLLTLEDLDLSYNNLRGLPWDSVRRMVNLHQLSLDHNLLDHIAEGTFADLQKLARLDLTSNRLQKLPPDPIFARSQASSLTATPFTPPLSLSFGGNPLHCNCELLWLRRLDRDDDLETCGSPASLKGRYFWHVREEEFMCEPPLITQHTHKLLVLEGQAATLKCKAIGDPSPLIHWVAPDDRLIGNTSRTAAYDNGTLDILITTSQDYGAFTCIAANAAGEATATVEVSIVQLPHLSNGTSRTTSPKSRLSDITGSSKAGRGGGTGGGGGGGAGAGEASKGPPERAVLVSDVTTTSALVKWSVSKSAPRVKMYQLQYNCSDDEVLIYRMIPASNKAFVVNNLVSGTGYDLCVLAMWDDTATTLTATNIVGCAQFSTKADYPQCQSMHSQILGGTMILVIGGIIVATLLVFIVILMVRYKVCNHQGPGKMNAAVSNVYSQTNGAQPPQPPPSNAVQNGAPPQVHPKASMRNEFGNGSGTSGAGGTGARGGGGGLAHSSGSSSSSSSLGSTDGAGSRGPWRLPPPSTRPKPNLDRLMGAFASLDLKCQRKEEPLDSRTPAGTAATGRHSDREPLLGPPAARARSLLPLPLECKARRSHSFDMGDFTAAGAASGVSGGTVAQGGYSPPRRVTNIWTRRSLSVNGMLLQFEDNDLVGPRGTYGSSEWVMESTV